A section of the Rossellomorea marisflavi genome encodes:
- the bshB1 gene encoding bacillithiol biosynthesis deacetylase BshB1: MSEQQIDILAFGAHADDVEIGMGGTIAKYAAKGKRIVICDLTHAELSSNGTVDLRLEEAKKAAEILGASERITLDIPDRGIYINEDHLKKVVEVIRTFRPKVIFAPYEKDRHPDHGNASRLITEAYFSAGIRKFHGELDAHKPQHLYYYMINGFHRPDYMVDIEGYMDKKVDSLRAYTSQFIQASGVATPLTKGYIESVEARETMMGKEVGSLHAEGFFTHSPITLHHDLLGE, encoded by the coding sequence ATGAGTGAGCAACAAATCGATATTCTGGCCTTTGGAGCCCATGCCGATGATGTCGAAATCGGTATGGGGGGGACCATTGCCAAATACGCGGCAAAAGGGAAACGCATCGTCATCTGCGATCTTACCCATGCTGAACTGTCATCCAACGGAACGGTGGATCTTCGTTTGGAAGAAGCGAAGAAGGCCGCAGAGATCCTTGGTGCATCAGAGCGGATCACCCTCGATATTCCCGATCGTGGCATATACATAAACGAGGATCATTTGAAAAAGGTCGTCGAAGTCATACGTACTTTTCGTCCCAAAGTCATCTTTGCCCCGTATGAAAAGGACCGCCACCCCGATCACGGTAACGCATCCCGTCTGATCACTGAAGCGTACTTCTCGGCGGGGATCCGGAAATTCCACGGGGAGTTGGACGCCCATAAACCCCAGCATTTATATTACTACATGATCAACGGTTTCCACCGTCCGGACTACATGGTGGATATCGAAGGCTATATGGATAAGAAGGTGGACAGCCTCCGTGCCTATACGAGTCAGTTCATTCAGGCATCCGGCGTGGCGACACCGCTCACAAAAGGCTACATAGAGTCCGTGGAGGCGAGGGAAACCATGATGGGCAAGGAAGTAGGCTCCCTTCATGCTGAAGGGTTCTTCACGCATTCACCCATTACATTGCATCATGATTTATTAGGAGAGTAA
- a CDS encoding menaquinol-cytochrome c reductase cytochrome b/c subunit, translating to MHRGKGMKFVGDSRVPAERKPNIPKDYSEFPGKTEAFWPNFLLKEWLVGAVFLIGYLCLTVAHPSPLERIADPTDTGYIPLPDWYFLFLYQLLKYTYASGPYNVIGAFIIPGIAFGALLLAPFIDRGPERRPTKRPFATGFMLLALAATYFLTWESVATHDWAAAKEQGKIQAEADFDKESEGYKIFADQKNGCINCHGENLQGGAGPSLVGTGLSADEVADIAVNGKPPGMPADLFQGSDEELDKLAEFISGLE from the coding sequence ATGCATCGTGGTAAAGGGATGAAGTTTGTAGGGGACTCGCGTGTTCCTGCTGAACGAAAACCGAATATTCCAAAAGACTATTCGGAGTTCCCTGGTAAAACAGAAGCCTTCTGGCCGAACTTCCTGCTGAAGGAATGGCTGGTGGGAGCTGTTTTCCTGATCGGTTATCTTTGCTTGACAGTGGCTCATCCATCTCCGTTGGAACGGATCGCCGACCCGACGGATACGGGATATATTCCGCTGCCTGACTGGTATTTCTTATTTCTCTATCAATTATTGAAGTACACGTACGCATCTGGTCCTTATAATGTGATTGGTGCCTTCATCATTCCGGGAATCGCTTTCGGTGCGCTACTCCTGGCTCCTTTCATCGACAGGGGACCGGAACGACGCCCGACAAAGCGTCCATTTGCAACCGGCTTCATGCTTCTTGCACTGGCTGCAACCTACTTCCTGACATGGGAGTCCGTCGCGACACATGACTGGGCTGCAGCGAAGGAACAGGGGAAAATCCAGGCAGAAGCTGACTTTGATAAAGAGTCAGAGGGGTATAAAATCTTTGCAGATCAAAAGAATGGTTGTATCAACTGTCACGGTGAAAATCTCCAAGGCGGAGCAGGACCATCCCTTGTTGGGACGGGGCTCTCAGCCGATGAAGTGGCGGATATCGCTGTGAACGGCAAGCCGCCTGGAATGCCTGCCGATCTATTTCAAGGCTCCGATGAGGAACTTGATAAGCTAGCAGAATTCATTTCAGGTCTAGAATGA
- a CDS encoding YpiF family protein, protein MNWNTHDIDVFEQQKEYIDTAVIPLIPADFGSGIRTSAAQMEFITLLCFHLERQFKGRMIITPPYTYSLNTGYPGEQERLAQWGNGLKESGVKHCFFLTSDSGWKGVEELMGDGLIWVPPIPLEHLDEQYKHSIMEDQVKQLLNVIVQKWQKNS, encoded by the coding sequence ATGAATTGGAATACACATGATATAGACGTATTTGAACAGCAGAAGGAATACATAGACACCGCCGTCATACCACTGATCCCGGCCGATTTCGGAAGCGGTATCCGCACGTCTGCAGCACAGATGGAATTCATCACCCTCCTGTGCTTCCATCTCGAAAGGCAGTTCAAAGGCAGGATGATCATTACCCCGCCTTACACCTACTCCCTGAATACCGGATATCCCGGTGAGCAGGAACGTCTCGCCCAGTGGGGAAACGGCCTGAAGGAGAGCGGTGTGAAGCATTGCTTCTTCCTGACGTCGGATAGCGGATGGAAAGGGGTGGAGGAGCTGATGGGTGACGGGCTGATCTGGGTGCCTCCGATCCCGCTCGAGCATCTCGACGAGCAATACAAGCATTCGATCATGGAAGATCAGGTGAAACAGCTCCTGAATGTGATTGTTCAGAAGTGGCAGAAAAATTCATAA
- the qcrB gene encoding menaquinol-cytochrome c reductase cytochrome b subunit has translation MLNKIYDWVDERLDITPLWRDIADHEVPEHVNPAHHFSAFVYCFGGLTFFVTVIQILSGMFLTMYYVPDIKNAWESVYYLQNEVAFGQIVRGMHHWGASLVIVMMFLHTLRVFFQGAYKKPRELNWVVGVLIFFVMLGLGFTGYLLPWDMKALFATKVGLEIAGATPFIGDQVKSLLAGDPHIVGAQTLTRFFAIHVFFLPAALLGLMGAHFLMIRKQGISGPL, from the coding sequence GTGCTTAACAAGATCTATGATTGGGTGGACGAGCGTCTAGACATTACGCCGCTATGGCGTGATATTGCGGATCACGAAGTGCCTGAACACGTAAACCCTGCGCATCACTTTTCTGCGTTCGTTTACTGCTTTGGCGGTTTGACATTTTTCGTTACCGTTATTCAAATCCTGTCCGGGATGTTCTTGACGATGTACTATGTTCCGGATATCAAAAATGCATGGGAATCGGTTTATTATCTGCAAAATGAAGTGGCATTCGGACAGATCGTACGCGGTATGCACCACTGGGGTGCCAGTCTCGTCATCGTCATGATGTTCCTACATACCCTGCGTGTATTCTTCCAGGGAGCCTATAAAAAACCTCGTGAATTGAACTGGGTCGTTGGGGTATTGATCTTCTTCGTCATGTTGGGTCTAGGCTTCACGGGTTACTTATTGCCTTGGGATATGAAAGCGCTATTTGCGACGAAGGTCGGCCTTGAGATTGCGGGAGCAACCCCGTTCATAGGTGATCAGGTCAAGTCCCTCCTCGCAGGTGATCCCCATATTGTAGGGGCGCAGACGCTTACACGATTCTTCGCGATCCACGTATTCTTCCTGCCGGCAGCTTTACTCGGACTGATGGGAGCTCACTTCCTCATGATCCGTAAGCAGGGTATATCTGGACCGTTGTAA
- the mgsA gene encoding methylglyoxal synthase: protein MNIALIAHDKKKDDLIRFVLAYQPIFEQHSLFATGTTGTRITTETGLPVHRFRSGPLGGDQEIGAYIANDKMDLVLFFRDPLTAQPHEPDVSALIRLCDVYCVPLATNMGSAEVLVKGLERGDIEWRSIINGNE from the coding sequence ATGAATATTGCGCTAATCGCCCATGATAAGAAAAAAGACGATCTGATTCGTTTCGTGTTGGCTTATCAGCCCATCTTTGAGCAGCACTCCCTTTTTGCCACCGGGACGACCGGTACAAGGATCACGACAGAAACCGGATTGCCGGTCCATCGCTTCAGGTCTGGACCCCTTGGGGGAGATCAGGAAATCGGAGCTTATATTGCGAATGATAAGATGGACCTTGTCCTGTTCTTCAGGGACCCATTGACTGCCCAACCCCACGAACCGGACGTATCAGCCTTGATACGCCTATGTGACGTGTATTGCGTTCCCCTTGCAACGAATATGGGGAGTGCGGAAGTCCTGGTCAAGGGGCTGGAACGAGGAGATATCGAATGGAGGAGCATCATCAATGGGAATGAGTGA
- a CDS encoding DUF1405 domain-containing protein, translated as MIWLWSLLKNRSFLWLLLVVNVLGTIYGYIWYMPQLERTPGIFIPFVPDSPTASLFFCFVLIAFLLKRNWPIFEVLAIITLFKYGVWAIVMNLLTLWVSGDLPWEGYMLMVSHGAMAVQGILYSSFYRVKPWHIMVGAVWAVHNDIIDYVYMQYPIYSQLYMYIQHIGYFTFWLSIASIAIAYYFTQKTARNSLSL; from the coding sequence ATGATCTGGTTATGGTCATTGTTAAAGAATCGAAGTTTTTTGTGGCTACTTCTGGTGGTCAACGTGCTCGGTACGATATACGGATATATATGGTATATGCCTCAGCTTGAGAGAACACCGGGGATTTTCATCCCGTTTGTTCCGGACAGTCCGACAGCAAGCCTGTTTTTCTGCTTTGTCCTTATCGCCTTCCTGCTTAAGCGGAATTGGCCGATATTCGAGGTTCTGGCCATCATCACCCTCTTCAAGTACGGGGTGTGGGCGATTGTCATGAATCTGCTGACTCTTTGGGTATCGGGTGATCTTCCTTGGGAAGGATACATGCTCATGGTGTCCCACGGGGCCATGGCGGTCCAGGGAATCCTGTATTCCTCGTTTTATCGGGTGAAGCCTTGGCATATCATGGTGGGGGCCGTATGGGCTGTCCATAATGACATCATTGATTATGTGTATATGCAATATCCTATCTATTCCCAGCTATACATGTACATACAGCACATCGGTTATTTTACCTTCTGGCTCAGCATCGCCTCTATTGCGATTGCCTATTATTTCACCCAGAAGACGGCGAGGAACTCCCTGAGTTTGTAA
- the ypjB gene encoding sporulation protein YpjB — MKVIQLLFIVIALMLVPEPFHALGESPAGTGELDELADQALQMTKAGKYEEAKKFLTHFSEVFPASGGSRPLSMDELRILTMSHDYAVESINQVSADHAQKVNAVTKFRLVIDTLSSRYQPLWVEMEDPIMEAFSDVKTAAEEGDMEAYHSTLNAFLSKYNIIQPSVRLDLPVERSQALDAKITYLDHYRKSVLKSEGMTELTTLEGDLKDLFENVTEDEADPSLWWVIISTGSIIISTLSYVGWRKYKGQKEAKTTERQKN; from the coding sequence ATGAAAGTCATTCAACTGTTATTTATTGTCATAGCACTCATGCTGGTACCGGAACCATTTCATGCCCTGGGGGAATCGCCTGCCGGTACAGGGGAACTTGATGAATTGGCCGACCAGGCACTTCAGATGACGAAGGCAGGGAAATATGAAGAGGCAAAAAAGTTCCTTACCCACTTTTCTGAGGTATTCCCTGCTTCGGGTGGCAGCCGCCCCTTGTCCATGGATGAGCTGAGGATCCTGACGATGTCCCATGACTATGCCGTGGAAAGCATCAATCAGGTTTCCGCTGACCATGCCCAAAAGGTAAATGCGGTAACCAAGTTCAGGCTCGTAATCGATACACTGTCCAGCCGCTATCAGCCCCTTTGGGTTGAGATGGAAGATCCCATCATGGAAGCTTTCAGCGACGTGAAGACTGCAGCGGAAGAAGGGGATATGGAAGCCTACCATTCCACATTGAATGCATTTCTTTCCAAATATAATATCATTCAGCCAAGTGTGAGGCTTGATCTGCCTGTGGAACGCTCCCAGGCGCTTGATGCCAAAATCACCTACTTGGATCACTATCGTAAAAGCGTGCTCAAGAGCGAGGGGATGACGGAATTGACCACGCTGGAAGGAGATTTGAAGGACTTATTTGAAAATGTGACCGAGGATGAGGCCGATCCGTCCTTATGGTGGGTGATCATTTCTACAGGAAGCATCATCATTTCCACATTATCTTACGTAGGTTGGAGAAAATATAAGGGTCAAAAGGAAGCGAAAACAACAGAAAGACAAAAAAATTGA
- a CDS encoding ubiquinol-cytochrome c reductase iron-sulfur subunit, translating into MSKQRVSRRQFLNYTLTGVGGFMAAGMLMPMVRFAVDPVLKAEASGDFKATKQKVSELSNEPVRVDFSYEQKDAWYTSDVTQTAWVYKNKEGKIIALSPICKHLGCTVNWNASEDHKEMFYCPCHGGLYHKNGENVPGTPPTAPLDSYPTKEKDGILYLGQPEPNKFVKK; encoded by the coding sequence ATGAGCAAGCAGCGTGTTTCCAGACGTCAATTCCTTAACTATACACTCACGGGTGTAGGCGGTTTCATGGCAGCGGGTATGCTGATGCCGATGGTCCGTTTTGCTGTTGATCCAGTTTTGAAAGCGGAAGCATCTGGGGATTTTAAAGCAACGAAACAAAAAGTGTCCGAACTTTCCAATGAGCCTGTGCGTGTCGACTTCTCTTATGAGCAGAAAGATGCCTGGTATACATCGGATGTGACACAGACGGCCTGGGTCTACAAAAACAAGGAAGGCAAGATCATTGCCCTTTCACCGATCTGTAAGCACTTGGGTTGTACGGTCAACTGGAACGCAAGTGAAGATCACAAAGAAATGTTCTATTGTCCATGTCACGGCGGACTTTACCACAAGAATGGTGAAAACGTTCCCGGGACACCGCCTACCGCTCCGTTGGATTCATATCCGACAAAAGAGAAAGACGGGATCCTGTATCTTGGACAACCTGAACCAAATAAATTCGTTAAGAAGTAG
- the bshA gene encoding N-acetyl-alpha-D-glucosaminyl L-malate synthase BshA, with protein MKLKIGITCYPTVGGSGVVATELGKLLAERGHEIHFITSSIPFRLDKMYHNIYFHQVEVNQYSVFQYPPYDIALANKMAEVVEREELDILHVHYAIPHAVCAILGKQMSGRDVKIVTTLHGTDITVLGYDASLTGAIRFGIEKSDVVTAVSTALVKQTDDLIRPDKDIRTVYNFIDERVYRKTNSAHLRMEYGIEPHEKVLIHVSNFRGVKRVKDVVGAFAKIREAVPSKLLLVGDGPEMGTISSLVKELGIEEYVLFLGKQNNLEELYSISDLKLLLSEKESFGLVALEAMACGVPAIGTDIGGIPEVIEDGVNGFICPLGDLEAVASKAVKALKDGALYEELSRNALETVRTKFHRNRVVDQYESIYKELI; from the coding sequence ATGAAGTTGAAAATCGGAATCACATGCTACCCGACAGTCGGGGGCTCGGGGGTCGTGGCAACAGAGCTTGGAAAACTGCTTGCAGAAAGAGGACATGAAATCCATTTCATCACCTCGAGCATCCCTTTCAGATTGGACAAGATGTACCATAATATCTACTTCCACCAGGTGGAGGTGAACCAGTACTCCGTCTTCCAGTATCCGCCTTATGATATCGCACTGGCCAATAAAATGGCCGAGGTCGTGGAACGGGAGGAACTTGATATCCTTCACGTCCATTATGCGATCCCTCATGCCGTCTGTGCCATCCTTGGGAAACAAATGTCGGGTAGGGACGTGAAGATCGTCACCACTCTTCACGGTACGGATATCACGGTGCTCGGATATGACGCCTCACTGACGGGGGCGATCCGCTTCGGAATTGAAAAATCCGATGTTGTAACAGCGGTATCGACAGCCCTCGTGAAGCAGACGGACGATTTGATCCGGCCAGACAAAGATATACGCACGGTATACAATTTTATCGATGAAAGGGTGTACCGGAAGACCAACTCAGCCCACCTTAGGATGGAATACGGGATAGAGCCTCATGAAAAAGTGCTCATCCACGTTTCGAATTTCAGGGGGGTCAAACGGGTGAAGGATGTTGTGGGTGCATTTGCCAAAATCCGGGAAGCTGTTCCCTCAAAGCTGCTATTGGTAGGAGACGGCCCGGAAATGGGGACAATCTCTTCTCTCGTAAAAGAGCTGGGGATCGAGGAATATGTCTTATTCCTGGGGAAACAAAACAACTTGGAAGAACTCTACTCCATCAGCGACCTCAAGCTGCTTCTGTCCGAAAAAGAGAGCTTCGGTCTTGTGGCCCTGGAGGCCATGGCCTGTGGAGTACCGGCGATCGGCACTGATATCGGGGGGATCCCGGAAGTGATCGAAGATGGGGTGAATGGCTTCATCTGTCCACTCGGTGACCTTGAAGCCGTGGCAAGTAAAGCCGTCAAGGCATTGAAGGACGGAGCTCTTTATGAAGAGCTTTCGAGGAATGCACTTGAAACCGTACGCACAAAATTCCACCGGAATCGAGTGGTCGACCAGTATGAGTCGATCTACAAGGAATTGATCTAA
- a CDS encoding ReoY family proteolytic degradation factor yields MATPVSVNEKKDFIRWFLNRYQLKRRECVWILNYLMSHDQLMKKVHFVEESQYCPRGLVMSTHCVEEVPFRFYKENIMTTDAEKSFHDIRLNKDEDIYIQLNFSKANASYQFAAVLEENPFMPKYLLINEKDKAVAEQFLTESLHSFHKDRLLEAIDRALDEGDKEAFLELTSKLQTLEG; encoded by the coding sequence ATGGCCACCCCTGTTTCTGTCAACGAGAAGAAAGATTTTATCCGCTGGTTTTTAAATCGGTATCAACTGAAGCGCAGAGAATGCGTGTGGATCCTGAATTATCTGATGAGTCATGACCAATTGATGAAGAAGGTTCATTTCGTCGAAGAATCCCAGTATTGCCCGAGAGGACTCGTCATGTCCACCCACTGTGTGGAAGAAGTTCCGTTCAGGTTCTATAAAGAGAATATCATGACGACCGACGCGGAAAAGTCCTTTCACGATATCCGTTTGAACAAAGATGAAGACATTTACATCCAGCTTAATTTCAGCAAGGCGAATGCAAGCTATCAGTTCGCTGCCGTCCTGGAAGAGAATCCGTTCATGCCAAAATACCTTCTGATCAATGAGAAGGATAAGGCCGTTGCAGAGCAGTTCCTGACGGAAAGCCTGCACTCCTTCCATAAGGACCGTCTCTTAGAGGCGATCGACCGTGCCCTTGATGAGGGGGACAAGGAGGCATTCCTTGAATTGACTTCTAAACTTCAAACGCTGGAAGGATGA
- the dapB gene encoding 4-hydroxy-tetrahydrodipicolinate reductase codes for MEMIKVSIAGPRGRMGKEAVTLVEETDHFELVSVIDHKQEAAAGVPVFASLEECFAHELPDVLIDLTTPEVGYTHTRTALEHGVRPVVGTTGFTAEQLEELKTLAEDKGIGCIIAPNFAIGAVLMMKFSQMASKYFPDIEILELHHDQKLDAPSGTAVKTAEMIREVRESKEQGHPDEKETLQGARGAEMDGIHIHSVRLPGLVAHQQVMLGGEGELLTIRHDSFHRKSFMSGVKVCVETVMELKTLVYGLENILE; via the coding sequence ATGGAAATGATTAAGGTGTCGATAGCAGGGCCGAGGGGAAGAATGGGGAAGGAAGCCGTCACCCTTGTGGAAGAAACGGATCATTTCGAATTGGTGAGTGTGATCGATCATAAACAGGAAGCCGCTGCCGGGGTCCCTGTGTTTGCTTCGCTGGAAGAATGTTTCGCTCATGAACTTCCGGACGTCCTGATCGACCTTACAACGCCTGAAGTGGGGTATACGCATACGAGGACCGCATTGGAGCACGGTGTGAGACCGGTTGTCGGTACAACGGGATTCACAGCAGAACAGTTGGAAGAGCTTAAAACCCTGGCGGAAGATAAGGGAATCGGTTGCATCATCGCACCGAACTTTGCCATCGGGGCCGTCTTGATGATGAAGTTTTCACAAATGGCGTCAAAATATTTCCCGGATATCGAGATCCTCGAGCTCCATCATGATCAGAAGCTCGATGCACCGTCCGGAACGGCGGTGAAGACGGCCGAGATGATCAGGGAAGTCAGGGAGTCAAAAGAACAGGGACATCCCGATGAAAAGGAAACCCTCCAGGGGGCACGTGGTGCCGAAATGGATGGTATTCACATCCACAGTGTGCGTCTTCCGGGACTCGTGGCCCATCAGCAGGTCATGCTTGGCGGCGAAGGAGAACTGTTGACGATCCGTCATGATTCATTCCACCGAAAGAGCTTCATGTCGGGCGTGAAGGTATGCGTGGAGACGGTCATGGAGCTGAAGACCCTCGTCTACGGCCTTGAAAATATACTGGAATAG
- a CDS encoding nucleotide pyrophosphohydrolase: MNKKTMEQMQNDVDAYISQFKEGYFSPLAMMARLTEELGELAREINHYYGEKPKKDSETEKAIDEELGDLLFVVICLANSLGISLENAHDRVMEKFTTRDKDRWTRIEGGDDNGND, encoded by the coding sequence ATGAATAAGAAGACAATGGAACAAATGCAAAACGATGTGGATGCATACATAAGTCAATTCAAGGAAGGGTACTTCAGCCCATTGGCCATGATGGCCAGGCTGACCGAAGAATTGGGCGAACTAGCCAGGGAAATCAATCATTATTATGGTGAAAAGCCAAAAAAAGATTCGGAAACTGAAAAGGCCATCGATGAGGAGTTGGGTGACCTCTTGTTCGTGGTGATCTGCCTTGCCAATTCCCTTGGCATAAGCCTCGAGAACGCACATGACCGGGTGATGGAAAAATTTACTACCCGTGATAAAGATCGGTGGACCCGTATAGAAGGAGGGGATGACAATGGAAATGATTAA
- a CDS encoding zinc metallopeptidase, translated as MVGFLVYFLLIALIPIIAQMRVKSTFNKYSKVRSTSGMTGMEVARRILDDNGLYDVKVVEGRGFLSDHYNPVTKTVALSPDNYHGHSVAGAAVAAHEVGHAIQDAESYAFLRFRHRLVPLANIGSNMSWVFLMIGIFTQATGMFLLGIVLMALGVVFQLVTLPVEFNASSRAMNQVVSLGLIRNEEERHAKKVLNAAAMTYVAAAAVAIIELLRLILIYTGMNNDD; from the coding sequence ATGGTAGGATTTTTGGTTTACTTTCTACTGATCGCTCTCATTCCGATCATTGCACAGATGAGAGTAAAAAGCACATTCAATAAATATTCCAAAGTCAGATCCACTTCAGGAATGACGGGTATGGAAGTAGCCCGCAGAATCCTGGATGATAACGGATTGTATGATGTAAAGGTTGTAGAAGGCAGGGGATTCCTGAGTGACCACTACAACCCGGTCACCAAAACGGTGGCACTATCCCCGGATAATTATCACGGTCATTCCGTTGCGGGTGCGGCCGTTGCAGCCCATGAGGTCGGACATGCGATCCAGGATGCGGAAAGCTATGCTTTCCTAAGGTTCCGTCACAGACTGGTTCCCCTAGCGAATATCGGGTCTAATATGTCATGGGTTTTCCTTATGATTGGGATATTCACCCAGGCGACAGGAATGTTCTTATTGGGGATCGTCCTCATGGCACTCGGTGTTGTGTTCCAGCTTGTTACACTGCCGGTTGAGTTCAATGCATCCTCACGGGCCATGAACCAGGTGGTTTCACTCGGTTTGATCCGCAATGAGGAGGAGCGTCACGCGAAGAAGGTGCTGAACGCGGCGGCCATGACGTACGTGGCGGCAGCGGCGGTGGCTATCATCGAGCTTCTCCGTCTGATCCTGATCTATACCGGTATGAACAACGATGATTAA
- a CDS encoding YitT family protein — protein MLGLRLKNIIFIILGSAIFAFGLVHFNMRNELAEGGFTGITLILYFLFHIDPSYSNLALNIPLFILGWKLLGKKSFGYTVIGTVGLSVFLWIFQRYQMNINLEGDLFLAALFAGVFVGIGLGTIFRFGGTTGGVDILARLAHKYIGWSMGRTMFMFDAVVILASLLTYLQYREAMYTLVAVFVGARVIDFMQEGAYAARGAMIISDHHEEIAKMVHDKMDRGVTVLKGHGSFTKQDREVLYCVVGKNEIVRLKNIINAIDPHAFVSVTVVHDVLGEGFTLDADKNPLDL, from the coding sequence ATGTTAGGGCTCCGCCTTAAAAATATCATCTTCATCATCCTGGGTTCAGCCATCTTCGCATTCGGATTAGTTCATTTTAACATGAGAAATGAATTGGCGGAGGGCGGATTCACAGGGATCACCCTGATCCTATACTTTTTGTTCCATATCGATCCATCCTATTCGAACCTTGCCCTCAACATCCCCCTGTTCATTCTCGGGTGGAAGCTCCTGGGTAAGAAATCGTTCGGGTATACCGTCATCGGCACCGTCGGACTATCCGTCTTCCTATGGATCTTCCAGCGCTATCAGATGAATATCAACCTGGAAGGAGACCTTTTCCTTGCAGCCCTGTTTGCCGGGGTGTTTGTCGGGATCGGACTCGGAACGATCTTCCGTTTCGGCGGGACGACGGGGGGAGTCGACATCCTGGCAAGACTTGCACATAAGTACATCGGCTGGAGCATGGGACGGACCATGTTCATGTTCGACGCTGTCGTCATCCTTGCGTCCCTACTCACTTATCTTCAATATCGGGAGGCTATGTATACGCTCGTCGCCGTGTTCGTGGGGGCAAGGGTCATCGACTTCATGCAGGAAGGTGCGTATGCTGCCAGAGGCGCCATGATCATCTCCGACCATCACGAAGAGATCGCCAAGATGGTCCATGACAAGATGGATCGCGGCGTCACCGTGCTGAAGGGGCACGGATCCTTCACAAAGCAAGACAGGGAAGTCCTCTATTGCGTGGTGGGGAAAAACGAAATCGTCCGGCTTAAAAATATCATCAATGCCATAGATCCTCACGCCTTCGTATCCGTTACCGTCGTGCATGACGTCCTTGGAGAAGGTTTCACCTTGGATGCGGATAAGAATCCCCTCGACCTTTGA